One Nitrospirota bacterium genomic window carries:
- the surE gene encoding 5'/3'-nucleotidase SurE, whose amino-acid sequence MALILVTNDDGVYSEGILSLHRALSEIAEAVIIAPDREQSATSHSLTMHRPLKVTEIKKNIYSVNGTPTDCVALGIGKVLGRKPDLIASGINKGGNLGDDITYSGTVSAAIEGTILGVSSFAISMVGEKDYHFAVASEFALKLAKIILDNGLPKDTLINVNVPNVAKDELMGLKFTKQGKRVYIGSIKETLDPWSRLHYWIGGGTPSWADDENTDYLAVESKYISVTPLHLDLTNYDALDCIKDDWAHILQI is encoded by the coding sequence ATGGCATTAATACTTGTAACAAACGATGACGGAGTGTATTCAGAGGGTATATTAAGTCTCCACAGAGCGCTAAGTGAGATAGCTGAGGCTGTGATAATCGCTCCGGACAGGGAACAGAGCGCAACAAGCCATTCTCTGACTATGCACAGACCGCTTAAGGTGACAGAAATCAAAAAAAATATCTATTCAGTAAATGGAACGCCCACTGATTGTGTGGCGCTGGGAATAGGTAAAGTTCTCGGTAGAAAGCCGGATTTGATAGCCTCAGGAATCAACAAAGGCGGCAACCTTGGGGATGACATCACATACTCAGGCACGGTTTCTGCCGCAATAGAGGGTACAATTTTAGGAGTCTCCTCTTTTGCCATATCAATGGTTGGCGAGAAGGATTATCATTTTGCAGTAGCGTCGGAGTTTGCCCTTAAATTAGCTAAAATTATACTCGATAACGGTCTTCCAAAAGATACACTGATTAATGTAAATGTACCCAATGTAGCTAAGGATGAGTTAATGGGACTAAAATTTACAAAACAGGGTAAACGGGTATATATCGGTTCTATAAAAGAGACACTTGATCCCTGGAGCAGGCTTCACTACTGGATAGGCGGAGGAACGCCTTCATGGGCAGATGATGAAAACACAGACTACCTGGCAGTGGAATCAAAGTATATTTCGGTGACTCCGCTTCATCTGGATTTAACAAACTATGATGCTCTCGATTGTATCAAAGATGACTGGGCTCATATATTACAAATCTGA
- the amrS gene encoding AmmeMemoRadiSam system radical SAM enzyme, with amino-acid sequence MNKACFFEPLPNGNVKCGLCAHRCTIGVGRRGLCGVRENQDGVLMSLVYGSVCSTQVDPIEKKPLFHFKPGSRTFSIASVGCNFRCLHCQNSSISQYPREHDGAVIGYPVSAESIVAAAIAERCESISFTYTEPTIFFEFAQDCAILAAEKGLKNVFVSNGFMTPESAEVIIPYLHADNIDLKGDAGFYKEICGAEVEPVKDTIRLMKEGGVWVEVTTLVIPGLNDSEQVLRGIAEFIVSVDASIPWHVSRFYGTYKMTDRPGTPTETLKRACDIGYESGLKFVYQGNVPGMGGENTSCPACKKLLIKRDGFTVISNAIKNGNCPACGSAVAGVW; translated from the coding sequence ATGAATAAAGCTTGTTTTTTTGAACCGCTACCGAACGGTAACGTTAAATGCGGTCTCTGTGCCCACAGATGCACTATTGGGGTTGGGAGACGGGGACTTTGCGGAGTAAGGGAAAATCAGGACGGCGTTCTTATGAGTCTTGTGTATGGTTCTGTCTGCTCAACACAGGTGGATCCGATAGAGAAAAAACCGCTCTTTCATTTTAAGCCAGGCTCCCGTACATTTTCAATAGCAAGTGTGGGTTGCAATTTCAGGTGTCTGCACTGTCAGAACAGTTCAATCTCACAGTATCCGAGGGAACACGACGGTGCCGTGATTGGGTATCCTGTGTCAGCTGAGTCAATCGTTGCGGCAGCAATAGCGGAAAGATGCGAGAGTATTTCATTTACATACACAGAGCCAACGATATTTTTTGAGTTTGCACAGGACTGTGCGATTTTGGCGGCAGAGAAGGGACTAAAAAATGTGTTTGTAAGTAATGGGTTTATGACGCCTGAAAGTGCCGAGGTCATAATCCCCTACCTACACGCCGACAATATAGATTTGAAGGGAGATGCCGGTTTTTATAAGGAAATCTGCGGGGCAGAGGTTGAGCCGGTAAAGGACACAATACGATTAATGAAAGAGGGCGGGGTTTGGGTTGAGGTTACAACTCTTGTGATTCCCGGGCTTAACGACAGCGAGCAGGTGCTTAGAGGCATAGCAGAATTCATTGTCTCGGTGGATGCCTCAATCCCGTGGCATGTGAGCCGGTTTTATGGCACCTATAAGATGACAGACCGACCGGGCACTCCAACAGAGACACTTAAGAGAGCGTGTGATATAGGGTATGAAAGCGGACTTAAGTTTGTATATCAGGGAAATGTTCCTGGCATGGGAGGAGAAAACACAAGTTGCCCAGCCTGTAAAAAGCTCCTTATCAAAAGAGACGGATTTACCGTAATTTCAAATGCTATAAAAAACGGTAACTGCCCCGCTTGCGGCAGTGCTGTTGCAGGGGTGTGGTAG
- a CDS encoding ribonuclease H-like domain-containing protein, which yields MIENSFSILDGIGQKGEKRLWSRGIHTWQDFINERSIPFLNDTHKGALDGKLARFTQSLRDGNQEEFNKSLKRKEHWRLFERFKDEALYLDIETNGLPSKGGGYVTMVGLYDGFEYSCLIRGNNLNRENLINALKPYKMLITFYGSVFDIPFLINNFALELDMLHFDVCLEGKRVGFNGGLKKIESILGILRDDDVVGMDGFAAVRLWQMYKRGDNDSLSTLIKYNREDTVNLLTISKLVYNELKRSTGIYDYITESAAGG from the coding sequence ATGATAGAGAATAGTTTTTCAATTTTAGACGGCATAGGGCAAAAGGGTGAGAAGCGCCTTTGGAGCCGCGGAATACATACGTGGCAGGATTTTATAAATGAGCGAAGTATTCCATTTTTAAACGACACACACAAGGGTGCTCTTGACGGTAAGCTAGCGCGCTTCACACAAAGCCTGAGAGACGGCAATCAGGAGGAGTTTAATAAGTCACTCAAACGAAAAGAACACTGGAGACTGTTTGAACGATTTAAAGATGAGGCTTTATATCTTGATATAGAAACAAATGGTCTGCCCTCTAAAGGCGGAGGATACGTTACCATGGTTGGCCTCTATGATGGTTTTGAGTACAGCTGTCTGATTAGAGGAAATAACCTGAATCGCGAAAATCTCATAAATGCACTAAAACCCTACAAGATGTTAATAACCTTTTATGGCTCTGTTTTTGACATCCCATTTTTAATTAATAACTTTGCGTTAGAGCTGGATATGCTTCACTTTGACGTGTGTCTTGAGGGCAAACGGGTGGGGTTTAATGGGGGATTGAAAAAAATAGAAAGTATCTTAGGAATACTCAGAGACGACGATGTGGTGGGAATGGATGGGTTTGCCGCAGTGAGGCTCTGGCAGATGTATAAGCGCGGCGATAATGACTCTCTTTCCACTCTGATAAAATATAACAGAGAAGACACCGTTAATCTTCTTACAATCAGTAAGCTTGTCTATAATGAACTCAAGCGTTCAACCGGCATTTATGATTACATAACTGAGAGCGCTGCCGGTGGGTAA
- the xerD gene encoding site-specific tyrosine recombinase XerD gives MLKEFLLYLTVERGAAVNTVNSYELDIVQFQAYLSGNTETLETFTREDIVGFIEMSKDSQYSMTSICRFISSIRTFCKFLVIERIREDDPAETIRLPKKWDSIPKALSFDDVLLLLSAKVSGRMVVRDRAMLELLYSSGLRVSELMGVEVDRVNFQAGFLTITGKGSKDRIVPMNVRALESIKVYMAGLRQDLLKGKTSPYLFLNYKGEIMTRQRFWQTLKNYGKAAGVELSPHTLRHCFATHLLDGGADLRSVQKMLGHSDISTTQIYTKITTDRIKTEYKKYHPRA, from the coding sequence ATCCTGAAAGAGTTTTTGCTCTACTTAACAGTAGAAAGAGGGGCTGCAGTAAACACGGTAAATTCCTATGAGCTTGATATCGTGCAGTTTCAGGCATATTTGTCCGGAAATACCGAAACCCTTGAGACATTTACAAGAGAGGATATAGTGGGCTTTATCGAGATGTCTAAGGACAGCCAGTACTCAATGACTTCAATCTGCAGGTTTATATCGTCAATCAGAACATTTTGTAAGTTTCTGGTTATTGAGAGAATCAGGGAGGATGATCCGGCTGAGACCATACGGCTTCCTAAGAAGTGGGACTCAATTCCAAAGGCGTTAAGTTTTGACGATGTGCTGTTGCTTCTTAGTGCAAAGGTTTCAGGCAGGATGGTTGTAAGGGACAGGGCAATGCTTGAACTCCTGTACTCATCCGGGCTTAGAGTTAGCGAGCTTATGGGGGTTGAGGTTGACAGGGTAAATTTTCAGGCCGGCTTTTTAACCATAACCGGAAAAGGCTCAAAGGATCGTATCGTGCCTATGAATGTACGGGCTTTGGAGAGCATCAAGGTATATATGGCAGGACTTCGGCAGGATTTACTAAAAGGTAAGACATCTCCGTATCTTTTTTTAAATTATAAGGGAGAGATTATGACGCGCCAGAGGTTTTGGCAAACTCTTAAAAACTACGGTAAAGCCGCAGGCGTGGAGCTTAGCCCTCACACGTTAAGACACTGCTTTGCTACACACTTGCTTGATGGCGGAGCTGATCTGCGCTCCGTTCAGAAAATGCTCGGCCACTCAGACATTTCCACAACTCAAATATACACAAAAATAACCACAGACAGAATTAAAACTGAATATAAAAAATACCACCCAAGGGCATAG
- a CDS encoding prolipoprotein diacylglyceryl transferase, producing the protein MGRAFFYYFFSYFGVTFAKIFLHGYWVFAAIGTCVFLYFIHRELRLHALSLKYLLFLIVSLIMGLLLSKIPSVVNNYSDTGLITLRGGFVFFGGLLGTFGVLLILITVSKMKMYPFLDIVCVYIPLAHSFGRIGCFLAGCCFGVVCNGPLCIEYPLWSHAYREQIREGLINYTSHVSLPVFPVQIVESICNLCIFTVLYIMYNKGGVKNGTIIKVYLITYSVVRFFLEFLRGDTPRGIYFGFSTSQYISSAIVAVIVISNIFRKPASFVKPCNS; encoded by the coding sequence GTGGGAAGAGCGTTTTTCTACTATTTCTTCAGTTACTTCGGGGTTACTTTCGCTAAGATATTTTTACACGGTTATTGGGTTTTTGCAGCAATTGGCACCTGTGTTTTTTTATACTTTATCCACAGAGAATTAAGGCTACATGCTTTATCTTTGAAATATCTTTTATTTCTTATTGTAAGCCTAATCATGGGCCTTCTATTGTCAAAGATACCTTCAGTGGTAAATAACTATTCAGATACCGGATTAATTACGTTAAGGGGAGGATTTGTCTTTTTTGGCGGTCTTTTAGGAACTTTTGGTGTACTTCTAATATTAATCACGGTATCGAAAATGAAGATGTATCCGTTTCTGGATATTGTTTGTGTTTATATCCCTCTTGCCCACTCCTTTGGCCGGATAGGATGTTTTCTTGCAGGTTGTTGTTTTGGTGTGGTTTGTAACGGCCCATTGTGCATTGAATATCCCCTTTGGTCACATGCCTACAGGGAACAGATAAGAGAGGGTCTTATTAATTATACCAGCCATGTTTCGCTACCGGTATTTCCGGTTCAGATTGTTGAATCAATATGTAACCTTTGCATTTTTACTGTACTTTACATAATGTACAATAAGGGAGGGGTTAAAAACGGAACTATTATAAAGGTCTATCTTATTACATATAGCGTGGTAAGGTTTTTTCTTGAATTTTTACGGGGAGATACTCCTCGTGGAATATATTTCGGTTTTTCCACATCACAGTACATAAGTTCTGCTATTGTTGCAGTAATTGTAATTAGTAATATCTTCAGAAAGCCGGCTTCTTTTGTAAAACCGTGCAATTCTTAA
- a CDS encoding protein-L-isoaspartate(D-aspartate) O-methyltransferase, whose product MDRYAKERERMCKEQLVNRGISDKKVLDVMLKVPRHNFVTEENLIRAYGDMALEIDCGQTISQPYMVAVMTELLELKETDRVLEIGTGSGYQAAVLSELAKEVYTIERIEKLAKGAMEKFEQAGKTNIFVKVSDGTLGLPDYAPYDKIIITAAAPAVPPPLIEQLSSDGGILVAPVGDRYSHKIVKLRKIGDKTEETHHLQCIFVPLIGAFGFNP is encoded by the coding sequence ATGGACAGATACGCAAAAGAAAGAGAGCGCATGTGTAAGGAGCAACTGGTAAACCGTGGCATCAGCGATAAAAAAGTCTTAGATGTGATGTTGAAAGTTCCGCGGCACAATTTTGTTACTGAGGAAAACCTAATTCGCGCCTATGGTGATATGGCTTTAGAGATAGACTGTGGCCAGACAATTTCGCAGCCCTACATGGTGGCCGTTATGACAGAGCTGCTTGAGCTAAAGGAAACCGACAGGGTGCTTGAGATAGGCACGGGCTCCGGGTATCAGGCAGCGGTTCTTTCAGAGCTTGCTAAAGAGGTTTACACCATAGAGAGGATAGAGAAGCTTGCAAAGGGTGCGATGGAAAAATTTGAACAAGCAGGGAAAACAAATATTTTTGTAAAGGTGTCGGATGGTACTCTTGGTTTACCAGATTATGCACCATACGATAAGATAATAATAACGGCTGCTGCGCCTGCCGTGCCTCCACCCCTTATAGAGCAGCTTTCATCGGATGGTGGCATATTGGTAGCACCTGTTGGAGACCGGTATAGCCATAAAATTGTCAAACTCAGAAAAATCGGCGACAAAACAGAAGAAACTCACCATTTGCAATGTATATTTGTTCCACTGATAGGAGCATTCGGATTCAATCCGTAA